Proteins co-encoded in one Vicia villosa cultivar HV-30 ecotype Madison, WI unplaced genomic scaffold, Vvil1.0 ctg.002729F_1_1, whole genome shotgun sequence genomic window:
- the LOC131639671 gene encoding uncharacterized protein LOC131639671, whose translation MKALLNPEPILSQTSSIFPNKTPNPTRFHPHPFPNLFLQDRNRSIRQRNLSLTAKALLDSATVEQFGVPEFDVRNPSLSTSYRSSKLTRPNQTVLEAQTRVCTGPTQTRPLDEEQAFKVFDTILRSARGEIKDEEEVSKAQMGAFFAAMTIRANAFPEATQWSEGEMRAMKTFWPLLVRVLPPDVVFLADPEGLMMGLGSSIGPQFVGNGTTEMRLVGALREVLAGGHLGFEEVQGVLKEVLPFQEGGEKRNGASEALLAAFLIGQRMNRETDRELKAYCLAFDEENGPPPVADVKSLTHYGEPYDGNTRFFRSTLFVAAVRSCYGESCLLHGVDWMPPKGGITEEQMLKFMGANISLSPFNAKKLLEDDEVGFAYVSQREARPSLYSLIGIREHIKKRPPLATTEKVQQYVKASGKEAIVTGFYHGGYEESLLMLMKRRGVHSGLVVKGEEGALSMTTRLRSASTTKGLPVNYCSGFRSLDISSTSEPGGVTRQGFSLEVNAKDYGFQPTDTPRTDRSVSRNIELGLSALSGEKGPAYDRIVLNAGMVDHLLGAEGAEDISVALDRAREAIDSGSALKRLLNYIKLSHKVT comes from the exons ATGAAAGCATTACTAAACCCCGAACCCATTCTCTCCCAAACCAGTTCAATCTTCCCCAACAAAACCCCAAACCCCACTCGCTTCCATCCCCATCCATTCCCCAACCTCTTTCTCCAAGATCGCAACCGTTCTATTAGGCAGAGAAACCTTTCTTTAACGGCGAAAGCTCTTCTGGACTCCGCCACCGTCGAGCAATTCGGAGTTCCGGAGTTCGATGTCCGGAACCCGTCGTTGTCAACTTCGTATCGTAGTTCGAAATTGACTAGGCCTAACCAAACAGTGCTGGAGGCTCAAACTAGGGTTTGTACCGGTCCAACTCAAACTCGACCACTTGATGAAGAACAAGCCTTCAAGGTGTTTGATACAATTCTTAGATCAG ctAGGGGAGAGATTAAGGATGAGGAAGAAGTTTCCAAGGCACAAATGGGGGCATTTTTTGCAGCAATGACGATTCGCGCGAACGCCTTTCCGGAGGCGACGCAATGGAGTGAAGGGGAGATGCGTGCAATGAAGACGTTCTGGCCACTTCTGGTTAGAGTTCTTCCGCCTGATGTGGTATTCTTGGCTGATCCTGAAGGGTTGATGATGGGGTTGGGAAGTTCAATTGGACCGCAGTTTGTTGGTAATGGCACTACTGAGATGAGGTTGGTTGGTGCTCTTAGGGAGGTGTTGGCTGGGGGGCATCTTGGATTCGAGGAAGTCCAAGGTGTGTTGAAGGAAGTTCTTCCATTTCAAGAGGGAGGCGAAAAGCGAAATGGAGCAAGTGAGGCTTTGCTTGCGGCGTTTTTAATTGGTCAACGAATGAATCGTGAAACTGACCGCGAGTTAAAAGCATATTGCCTTGCATTTGATGAGGAAAATG GTCCCCCTCCTGTGGCTGATGTCAAATCGTTGACTCATTATGGTGAGCCTTATGATGGAAATACACGCTTCTTCAGGAGTACATTATTTGTTGCTGCTGTTAGATCTTGTTATGGAGAATCCTGCTTGCTTCATGGTGTAGATTGGATGCCTCCTAAG GGAGGTATAACTGAAGAGCAGATGTTGAAGTTTATGGGGGCGAATATAAGCTTATCCCCATTCAACGCCAAGAAACTTCTCGAG GATGATGAAGTTGGTTTTGCTTATGTAAGTCAGCGTGAAGCTCGCCCGTCTCT ATACTCGTTAATTGGTATAAGGGAGCACATAAAGAAGCGCCCTCCACTTGCAACAACTGAAAAGGTTCAGCAGTATGTAAAG GCAAGTGGTAAGGAAGCTATTGTTACTGGATTTTATCACGGAGGTTACGAAGAGTCGTTGTTAATGCTCATGAAAAGAAGGGGTGTGCATTCTGGTTTGGTAGTGAAG GGAGAGGAAGGAGCCCTCTCAATGACTACAAGATTGCGATCAGCTAGCACGACAAAGGGACTTCCAGTGAATTACTGTTCAGGGTTTCGGTCTCTTGACATTTCATCCACATCAGAACCTGGTG GAGTTACACGTCAAGGATTTAGTCTTGAGGTCAATGCCAAGGACTATGGTTTCCAACCCACAGACACACCAAGAACTGATAGATCT GTCTCAAGGAACATTGAATTGGGTTTATCAGCTCTCAGCGGCGAAAAAGGACCAGCTTATGATCGAATTGTCTTGAATGCTGGAATGGTGGATCACTTGCTTGGTGCTGAAGGCGCAGAAGATATATCTGTTGCGCTGGATAGAGCTAGAGAGGCCATTGACAGTGGTAGTGCGCTGAAACGGCTCCTAAACTATATCAAGCTCTCCCACAAAGTTACTTGA